In a single window of the Rhodamnia argentea isolate NSW1041297 chromosome 2, ASM2092103v1, whole genome shotgun sequence genome:
- the LOC115726509 gene encoding auxin response factor 5 → MGSSVEGSIKTAGPVTVTLPQPTLLEEMKLLKEIQDQSGARKTINSELWHACAGPLVSLPQVGSLVYYFPQGHSEQVAVSTKRTATSQIPNYPNLSSQLMCQVHNVTLHADRETDEIYAQMCLQPIHSEKDVFPVPDFGLRQSKHPSEFFCKTLTASDTSTHGGFSVPRRAAEKLFPPLDYAMQPPTQELVVRDLHDNTWTFRHIYRGQPKRHLLTTGWSLFVGAKRLRAGDSVLFIRDEKSQLMVGVRRANRQQTTLPSSVLSTDSMHIGILAAAAHAATSRSSFTIFYNPRACPSNFVIPLVKYRKAVYGTRISVGMRFGMMFETEESGKRRYMGTIIGISDLDPLRWPGSKWRNLQVEWDEPGCGDKQNRVSPWDIETPESLFIFPSLTSALKRPLHTGYMGGETEWGNLVKRPLIQVPDGGGMNLLPYASVPNLYSEQLIKMIMKPQLVNYPSLPQDNNPKGVPGHEVNTMQGTMNQKPQAFNAETVVPPKHVYPQLCPDQSSALGPSSDVHVTGKVQPPFKTENQVPVETKDEKLNGDSHLKTDVLHQVPSTSIVELPEENIASGPSSQQNNVNHVTILNQNQGQMLSQACSWPPQPLQIPMCDSNVLHGSSPFVNPDEFMFSSTNKSVAALMRSPGPFSVFGPQDPSATFGDPGGQLPLISQDLWDCQGISSRFPSQGDQLTPLPEQDPSSLCGISNSVCLKDLSADSNNQSGIYSCLNLDASNGGSSVIDPSISSAILDDFCTIKDGPFPNLSDCLVGNFSSSQDVQSQITSASLADSQAFSRQDFPDNSGGTSSSNVDFDESSILKNSTWQQQVAPPMRTYTKVQKAGSVGRSIDVTNFKNYEELLSAIEYMFGLEGLLNDPRGSGWKLVYVDYENDVLLVGDDPWEEFVGWVRCIRILSPVEVQQMSEEGMKLLNASARQGVDAATTS, encoded by the exons ATGGGTTCTTCTGTTGAGGGAAGCATCAAGACTGCAGGGCCTGTGACTGTGACTCTACCACAGCCTACTCTTCTTGAAGAAATGAAGCTGTTGAAAGAAATTCAAGATCAGTCTG gAGCTCGGAAGACAATAAATTCAGAGTTATGGCACGCTTGTGCGGGTCCGCTCGTCAGCTTGCCTCAGGTTGGAAGTCTGGTGTATTATTTCCCTCAAGGACATAGTGAACAG GTGGCAGTCTCTACCAAGAGAACTGCTACTTCGCAAATTCCAAATTATCCAAATCTCTCATCACAGCTTATGTGCCAAGTTCACAACGTCACTCTCCAT GCTGACAGAGAGACAGATGAAATATATGCTCAGATGTGCCTTCAACCCATCCATTCT GAAAAAGATGTATTTCCTGTACCTGACTTTGGACTAAGGCAGAGCAAACATCCAAGTGAGTTCTTTTGCAAGACTTTGACAGCTAGTGATACAAGTACACATGGCGGCTTCTCAGTGCCACGTAGAGCTGCAGAAAAGCTCTTCCCTCCACTG GATTACGCAATGCAACCACCAACTCAAGAGCTTGTTGTTCGAGATTTACATGATAACACATGGACATTCCGCCATATATACAGGG GACAGCCAAAGCGACACCTTCTTACCACTGGGTGGAGCTTGTTTGTTGGTGCAAAAAGGCTACGAGCTGGTGATTCTGTCCTATTCATAAG GGATGAGAAGTCACAGCTGATGGTGGGTGTAAGGCGTGCGAATCGGCAACAAACAACGTTACCATCCTCGGTTTTATCAACAGATAGCATGCATATTGGCATCCTTGCAGCTGCGGCTCATGCTGCCACGAGCCGAAGCTCATTCACGATATTCTACAATCCGAG GGCATGCCCTTCAAATTTTGTCATTCCTTTGGTTAAATACAGAAAAGCTGTATATGGGACTAGGATTTCTGTTGGCATGAGGTTCGGCATGATGTTTGAAACTGAAGAGTCAGGAAAACGCAG ATATATGGGTACAATAATTGGTATTAGTGACTTGGATCCACTAAGATGGCCTGGATCAAAATGGCGAAATTTGCAG GTGGAGTGGGATGAACCGGGGTGTGGTGATAAGCAGAACAGGGTCAGTCCATGGGATATCGAGACCCCAGAAAgtctctttatttttccttctctgaCCTCAGCTCTCAAAAGGCCGCTACATACTGGTTATATGG GAGGAGAAACTGAATGGGGAAATTTAGTCAAGAGACCTCTTATCCAGGTTCCTGATGGTGGAGGCATGAACCTTCTTCCTTACGCTTCAGTTCCAAATCTGTACTCGGAGCAGCTAATTAAGATGATAATGAAGCCTCAACTTGTGAACTATCCTTCTCTTCCTCAAGATAACAACCCTAAGGGTGTTCCTGGACACGAAGTGAACACTATGCAGGGAACAATGAATCAGAAGCCACAGGCTTTCAATGCAGAAACTGTCGTTCCGCCAAAGCATGTGTATCCTCAGCTCTGTCCAGATCAGTCTAGTGCCCTGGGTCCATCATCTGATGTTCATGTAACTGGCAAAGTGCAGCCTCCATTCAAGACTGAAAATCAAGTACCAGTAGAGACAAAGGATGAAAAGTTGAATGGAGATTCCCACCTCAAAACAGATGTACTACACCAAGTACCTTCGACGTCCATTGTAGAGCTTCCAGAGGAAAATATTGCCTCAGGTCCTTCCAGTCAACAAAACAATGTAAACCATGTGACAATCCTCAACCAGAACCAGGGTCAAATGCTATCACAGGCCTGTTCATGGCCTCCACAACCCCTGCAGATACCCATGTGCGATTCTAATGTGCTGCATGGGTCATCCCCTTTTGTAAATCCTGATGAGTTTATGTTCTCTTCTACAAATAAATCTGTAGCTGCATTAATGAGATCGCCAGGCCCATTTTCCGTTTTTGGGCCACAAGACCCATCTGCCACTTTTGGAGATCCAGGAGGCCAATTACCTTTGATTAGTCAGGATTTGTGGGATTGTCAGGGTATTAGTTCACGCTTTCCATCCCAAGGAGACCAACTTACTCCACTTCCTGAGCAGGACCCTTCAAGCCTCTGTGGCATATCCAATTCAGTTTGCTTGAAGGATTTATCTGCCGACAGCAACAACCAGAGTGGAATTTATAGTTGCCTTAACTTAGATGCTAGCAATGGTGGAAGTTCTGTAATTGATCCATCTATCTCAAGTGCCATTTTGGACGATTTTTGCACAATTAAGGATGGACCCTTCCCAAATCTTTCAGATTGTTTGGTGGGCAACTTCAGTTCAAGCCAAGATGTTCAGTCTCAGATTACTTCTGCAAGTCTTGCAGACTCTCAGGCTTTCTCAAGACAGGATTTCCCTGATAATTCAGGCGGAACGTCTTCGAGCAATGTTGATTTTGATGAAAGTAGTATTCTGAAAAACAGCACCTGGCAGCAGCAAGTAGCCCCGCCTATGCGCACCTACACTAAG GTTCAAAAGGCGGGATCAGTCGGAAGGTCGATtgatgtgacaaattttaagaactACGAGGAGCTGTTGTCTGCTATAGAATACATGTTTGGACTTGAGGGGCTGCTAAATGATCCGAGGGGTTCTGGGTGGAAACTGGTCTATGTCGATTATGAGAATGACGTCTTGCTTGTTGGTGATGATCCTTGGGA GGAATTTGTTGGCTGGGTCCGTTGCATCAGAATTCTGTCACCCGTGGAAGTTCAGCAGATGAGTGAAGAGGGAATGAAGCTCCTTAATGCCTCCGCAAGACAAGGAGTGGATGCTGCTACGACGTCTTAA
- the LOC115726513 gene encoding cytochrome P450 71A1-like: MVERISDAASASRTVDLSKTLLSLTASIICKIAFGRNHLVEPERRIDVLRTSGEARAVLGSFCFEDHFGWVGSIVDKVTGLSSKLQGVFVELDSFYGVLIQDHLDKEKEEEDPEDFIDVLLRMSEDRSGSVHVSRDHVKAVLMNIFIGATDTSAATLVWAMTALKKNLGVMSKAQREVRSSVGNKGFVDEDDLLGLPYLKAVVKETLRLYPPAPLLVPRETTQRCILSGYEIRPTKTPVYINAQAIGRDGECWESAEEFWPERFLGSNVDFRGQSFELMPFGGGRRVCPGVGLAAVTLELALADLLYSFDWELAEGMEEEDDVDIEAMPGLTMHKKIPLCLRPKIKN, translated from the exons ATGGTGGAGAGGATCTCTGATGCAGCCTCCGCTTCTCGGACAGTCGACCTGAGCAAGACGCTGCTGTCACTCACTGCTTCGATAATCTGCAAAATTGCCTTCGGGAGGAATCACCTCGTCGAGCCCGAGCGGAGGATCGACGTTCTTAGGACGTCGGGGGAAGCTCGGGCTGTGCTTGGGAGCTTCTGTTTCGAGGACCATTTTGGCTGGGTCGGTTCAATCGTTGATAAGGTCACCGGGTTGTCGTCCAAGTTGCAGGGAGTTTTTGTGGAGTTGGATTCGTTCTATGGGGTGCTGATTCAAGACCACCTCgacaaggagaaggaggaggaggatccagAAGACTTCATTGACGTCTTGCTTCGAATGAGCGAGGATCGGTCGGGTTCGGTGCATGTCAGTAGAGATCACGTCAAAGCGGTGCTTATG AACATATTCATTGGAGCGACCGACACGAGCGCCGCCACGCTGGTGTGGGCAATGACGGCGCTGAAGAAGAACCTGGGAGTCATGAGCAAGGCTCAGCGTGAAGTAAGATCCTCGGTCGGAAACAAAGGTTTCGTGGATGAAGACGACCTCCTCGGCCTGCCGTATCTCAAAGCCGTGGTCAAGGAGACGCTGAGACTCTACCCACCAGCTCCACTGCTGGTCCCCAGAGAAACGACCCAAAGGTGCATCCTAAGCGGGTACGAGATAAGACCCACCAAGACCCCAGTTTACATCAACGCGCAGGCCATCGGGAGAGACGGCGAGTGCTGGGAAAGCGCAGAGGAGTTTTGGCCCGAGAGGTTCTTGGGGAGCAATGTGGATTTCAGAGGGCAAAGCTTTGAGCTCATGCCTTTCGGTGGTGGAAGGCGAGTGTGCCCGGGGGTGGGTTTAGCAGCTGTGACTCTGGAGCTGGCGCTCGCCGATTTGTTGTACTCGTTTGACTGGGAACTTGCGGAGGgaatggaggaggaggatgatgtGGATATTGAGGCTATGCCTGGACTTACCATGCACAAGAAAATCCCACTTTGCCTGAGACCCAAGATCAAGAATtaa